A window of Petrotoga miotherma DSM 10691 genomic DNA:
ACATCCACTGCCAGGAAAATCCAACGATAGTGGCTGACAAAAGCCATGGAAGTATAAAAAGAACCCTAAAAAATTTAGTCCCCCAAACTCTTTCAATTAAAATCCTCGCTATTAAAAAACCTATAAAAATTTGAAAAAATACCGATCCTAAAACAAAAAAGAGTGTAACTTTCAAAGATTGTAGGAAATATTCATCTTGAAAAATTTTTACCCAGTTTTGGAAACCAACAAAAGGCCAAACGTCATTTATATTAGTAGTTTTTACATCATGCATCGATATGGTTAGATTCCAAAATACAGGAAAAATCATTAAAAAGAACATTATGGCCAAAGCAGGTAGTAACAATAAAAAAGGCATCCACTTTTTCTTTTGCATTGGTTCACCACCTCCGTCTATTCTTTACTAAAAGCAGCCTCCTTTAACCAAGGAGGACTGCTCTGTTAAATTTTTACTTTTCAAAGAATTTCCTTAGAAAATCAAAATTTCTTCAACCTTCTTTGAGGCGTTTCTCAAGGCATCTTCCGGAGTTTTTACGCCGTAATAGACTTCTTCTATCGCTATTCGCAGTGCCTCGGCTATTTGTGGATATTCAGGAATATTTGGTCTTCCTTTTCCTATCTCTACCGCCTTCATAAGATCTTCGAAGAAGGGTATCTCACTTTCAAGAGTAGATTTGTAAGGATCTTGTTCGGCTATGGTTTTTTGAGTGGGCAAGTAAACGTATTTAGCCAAAACAGGGGTCAAAACTTCTGGATCAAGCATGATAGTCATCAATTCCCAAGCTAACTCGGGATGTTCGGATGTTGAAGGAATAGCCAACAGCCAACCCCCCATCATTGTGGAACTTTTCATACCCTCTTCAGGAACTGGAAATCCAGGAATCATACCAATTTGATTGAAGTCAAATCCTTCAGGAAAGTTCCCTAGCAACCAACTTCCTTCGATCATTACGGCAAATCTCTTATCAGCAAATTCTTGGCCCCATTGATGCTGAACTTGTGGCCTTATACCTGCCTCTACCTGATCTCTCAAGAAAGCTAGTGCCTTTATCCCTGCCTCGCTATAAAAAGCTGGGTAATACTCCCCATCTTTTTGTTCGAGAATTTCTCCACCATTCATCCATAGATATGGGAACCACATATCAGGCGAATGACCAGCACCAACCAAATGCATCGGTAATATACCCTTTTTCATAGTAACAGGAGCTAATTTCTTGTAGGCCTCTATGTATCCATCCCAAGTTTTCAGCATTTCAGGATCTACGCCTGCTTCTTCTAACAAATCTTTCCAATACCATGTTACCCGTACGTCTGTCCAAGACCAGATACTGTAAAACTTGTCATCAAATTTTGAGCCTTCCACATTTGCAGGATAAAATTCACCAATTCTTCCCCAAGAGTTAACTTCTTCCGTAATATCTTTTAGGAAACCTGATTGTGCAAACTCTCCTAACCATATTTGATCGATTGAAACTAAGTCTCTTGGAGTTTTTCCAGCCGTTAAAGTGATAAGTTTAGACCTTGTATCATCATAGGGGAGCACTTCGTACTCCATCGTGATGTCCATCTCTGGATGTCTTTTGTTTAACTCTTCTAAAGCCGCTGGTATCAACTCGTTCCACCTATCTGCTGGAGCGGCGAATGTGCCAGTTAAAACAACCTTTTCCACCGCTAAAGCCATGCTTGAAAAAATCATAACAAACAACACAAAACTTACTAAAACCTTCTTGCTCATCTTGATCCCTCCTCACTTGATTTTTTGCCCGGTTGAATCTCGCCATACAAGTTCAACAGGCAAAGTAATTTTGAAATCCTCGCTATTATTTTCACCTTGGATGATTGAAACTAAGTATTTTGCCGCAACCTCACCCATATTTCGTAAAGGTTGCCTTACAGTAGTAAGATTTGGGAATATACTTTGCGCTATTGGTCTATCATCAAATCCATATAATTTCACTTTTTCAGGTACTGAAAGGCCTCTTACTTGCAAGGCTGTTAAAGTACTTACGGCCACGATATCGTTACAACAAAATATAGTATCCACATGGTACTTCAAACATTTGTCTATAGCCCTGTCCATCTCATTCTTCCCAACTATTTCGCTATAAACGGGAATATTATGCTCTTTACAAGCATCGGACATTCCGTTATATCTTTCTTTCACAGAACTAATAGAAAAATCTTCTTCAGAGAAAAACATGGTAGATTTTACTGTTGAATTTTGAATAAGCTCTTTTGTTAAGTTATATGCACCTAAGTAATTATCAGACTGAACAAGTGGTTTTCTAATATTGTTAACGGTTTTATCTACAAAAACCATAGGAACCTCTTTTTTTAATAACCTTTTGAAAATTTCATCTTCTACTAATTCTTTTGTGGGAAGGATTATATATCCTTTAGGGTTAGAAGAGAGAATATATTTCATTTTTAATTTCGTTATAGCGGAATTAGAATCTATGAACTGAACGAAAGGTTCGTATTCTGTGTTGTGATAAGCCTTCTCTATCCCAGCTAATATCTCAAAAGACAAATATTCATGTGAAATCGGAAGAACAACACCGATCTTGTTTTTTTCTTGCATCGGACTTGAAGATGACCCTTTTATAGGGGAGACAAACGTCCCCAAGCCCTGAATCCGATAAAGGTAACCTTCAAAAACTAATTTATCGAGTGCTTTTCTAACGGTTTCTCTACTTACTTTAAATTCTTTGGCTATGGCCTTTTCTGATGGTATCTGTTCATCAGGTTGGTACGTTCCGTTTTCTATATTTGCTATCAAAAACTCCTTTATTTTTTCGTATTTTGGTTTGTTATTCATATTCTTTCACTCCCTATGTACGTACATGTCTAGACATATTATACCA
This region includes:
- a CDS encoding ABC transporter substrate-binding protein is translated as MSKKVLVSFVLFVMIFSSMALAVEKVVLTGTFAAPADRWNELIPAALEELNKRHPEMDITMEYEVLPYDDTRSKLITLTAGKTPRDLVSIDQIWLGEFAQSGFLKDITEEVNSWGRIGEFYPANVEGSKFDDKFYSIWSWTDVRVTWYWKDLLEEAGVDPEMLKTWDGYIEAYKKLAPVTMKKGILPMHLVGAGHSPDMWFPYLWMNGGEILEQKDGEYYPAFYSEAGIKALAFLRDQVEAGIRPQVQHQWGQEFADKRFAVMIEGSWLLGNFPEGFDFNQIGMIPGFPVPEEGMKSSTMMGGWLLAIPSTSEHPELAWELMTIMLDPEVLTPVLAKYVYLPTQKTIAEQDPYKSTLESEIPFFEDLMKAVEIGKGRPNIPEYPQIAEALRIAIEEVYYGVKTPEDALRNASKKVEEILIF
- a CDS encoding GntR family transcriptional regulator, with protein sequence MNNKPKYEKIKEFLIANIENGTYQPDEQIPSEKAIAKEFKVSRETVRKALDKLVFEGYLYRIQGLGTFVSPIKGSSSSPMQEKNKIGVVLPISHEYLSFEILAGIEKAYHNTEYEPFVQFIDSNSAITKLKMKYILSSNPKGYIILPTKELVEDEIFKRLLKKEVPMVFVDKTVNNIRKPLVQSDNYLGAYNLTKELIQNSTVKSTMFFSEEDFSISSVKERYNGMSDACKEHNIPVYSEIVGKNEMDRAIDKCLKYHVDTIFCCNDIVAVSTLTALQVRGLSVPEKVKLYGFDDRPIAQSIFPNLTTVRQPLRNMGEVAAKYLVSIIQGENNSEDFKITLPVELVWRDSTGQKIK